One Scleropages formosus chromosome 8, fSclFor1.1, whole genome shotgun sequence DNA window includes the following coding sequences:
- the tmub2 gene encoding transmembrane and ubiquitin-like domain-containing protein 2 has translation MAVCALTMLDGVGDEVTVAGGVVLLGLALVLAWLSTHVVERGDHILGTILTVGAHASLIGLGGHDAYMGGPPGADATEPQPPAPAQEDKPEDEDPAPESSVVEGAGEGAAEPGVDQLLNIQGMRKRAGAVSELSAPHHDEQEEDSGDGEEQEATPLSQVAPAADITVRLKFLNDTEELAVLKPQDTVGLLKSKYFSGQERQIKLIFQGQLLQDPKRTLLSLNITHNSVIHCHVSQALREAGPEDGVEHAGSASARGVGGAGLALSTSSLVVPIFVVMLAVVWYFRINYRQFFTAPATVSLVGVTIFFSFLVFGMYSR, from the exons ATGGCCGTGTGTGCGCTCACCATGCTGGACGGAGTGGGTGACGAGGTGACGGTGGCGGGGGGCGTGGTCCTGCTTGGGCTGGCGCTGGTCCTCGCCTGGCTATCTACCCACGTCGTGGAGCGTGGAGATCACATCCTGGGCACCATCCTCACCGTGGGGGCCCACGCCTCGCTCATCGGCCTAGGTGGCCACGACGCCTACATGGGGGGTCCGCCGGGCGCAGATGCCACGGAGCCGCAGCCCCCCGCCCCGGCCCAGGAGGACAAGCCGGAGGATGAGGACCCGGCCCCTGAAAGCAGTGTGGTGGAAGGGGCCGGCGAGGGTGCCGCGGAGCCCGGCGTCGACCAGCTGCTGAACATCCAGGGTATGCGGAAGAGAGCAGGTGCCGTCAGCGAGTTGTCCGCCCCTCACCACGATGAGCAGGAGGAAGACAGTGGCGATGGAGAGGAACAGGAGGCGACACCCCTCAGCCAAGTGGCGCCCGCTGCTGACATCACCGTGCGACTGAAGTTCCTCAACGACACAGAGGAGCTGGCCGTGCTCAAGCCCCAGGACACGGTGGGACTCCTCAAAAG CAAGTACTTCTCCGGCCAAGAACGGCAGATCAAGCTGATCTTCCAGGgccagctgctgcaggacccaAAGCGAACGCTGCTCTCCCTCAACATCACCCACAACAGCGTCATCCACTGCCACGTGTCGCAGGCATTGCGCGAGGCCGGTCCCGAGGACGGGGTAGAACACGCTGGGTCCGCCTCGGCACGGGGTGTCGGGGGCGCGGGCCTGGCACTCAGCACCAGCAGCCTGGTTGTGCCCATTTTTGTGGTGATGCTGGCCGTGGTGTGGTACTTCCGCATCAACTACCGGCAGTTCTTCACTGCCCCGGCAACTGTCTCCCTCGTGGGCGTCACCATCTTCTTCAGCTTCCTCGTCTTCGGCATGTACAGCCGGTGA
- the asb16 gene encoding ankyrin repeat and SOCS box protein 16 isoform X1, with protein sequence MSRETFAFSSASLRSFRLEREQQEWEDARRSLARRRALTRTPLAPAPRLSGQQPRTTAPRAPMAHRCRDPAVHNTFACGDMPRVYAVLQDPTMVNALMETVQEEMTWAPEMGMWTLTSRTKQTSALRLAAGRGHAACVEELLFRGAEVDASPGGRTALHDACAGGHESCVQLLLAHGADPDRLAADGNGALHLCSSAATFACAQLLVQVGGASVNIPSGEGDLTPLHIAARRGLEEHVELLLRHGADVSARNREGETPLNAACAGAERPREAGRFLRVAQMLLKAGADPRTAGRKRHTPLHNACGNCSPRIAELLLQYGAQADAQNCAGYTPMDCLLQAVEDFPDQHPEDVARSLLNHGAQLASPQMLKLCSLSPLTLEVILNCYEIIPTCEDLISSVPTELWQFTEHQPFFESVLRMKGQPRSLQHLCRCALRRHMGARCHSAMKELDIPASMKDFLLLSPEGQLR encoded by the exons ATGTCCAGGGAGACGTTTGCCTTCAGTTCCGCCTCTCTGCGCTCCTTCCGGCTGGAGCGAGAGCAGCAGGAATGGGAGGACGCGCGCCGTTCCCTCGCCCGGAGGAGGGCCTTGACGAGGACGCCCTTGGCTCCGGCCCCCAGGCTCTCCGGGCAGCAGCCCCGGACGACAGCTCCGCGAGCCCCGATGGCGCACCGTTGCCGTGACCCCGCGGTTCACAACACATTTGCATGTGGGGACATGCCAAGGGTGTACGCCGTGTTGCAAGACCCCACCATGGTCAACGCCCTGATGGAGACGGTGCAGGAGGAGATGACGTGGGCTCCGGAGATGG GGATGTGGACACTGACGTCCAGGACGAAGCAGACCTCGGCACTGCGGCTGGCGGCGGGCAGGGGCCATGCAGCCTGCGTGGAGGAGCTGCTGTTCCGTGGTGCCGAGGTGGACGCCAGCCCCGGCGGGAGGACAGCCCTTCACGATGCCTGCGCCGGCGGCCACGAGTCCTGCGTCCAGCTGCTGTTGGCCCATGGAGCCGATCCCGACCGCCTGGCCGCCGACGGCAACGGTGCCCTGCACCTCTGCAGCTCGGCGGCAACTTTTGC GTGTGCTCAGCTGCTGGTGCAGGTGGGCGGGGCATCGGTGAACATACCCTCTGGAGAGGGTGACCTCACACCGCTGCACATCGCCGCCCGCCGCGGCCTAGAGGAACATGTGGAGCTCCTTCTCCGACATGGGGCGGACGTTTCTGCTCGCAACCGGGAGGGTGAGACGCCACTCAACGCAGCCTGCGCAGGAGCGGAGCGTCCGAGAGAAGCCGGCCGCTTTCTACGAGTGGCGCAAATGCTGTTGAAAGCCGGGGCTGACCCTCGAACGGCTGGCAGAAAGCGGCACACACCTCTACACAATGCCTGTGGAAACTGCAGCCCGCGCATAGctgagctcctgctgcagtacggTGCCCAGGCTGACGCTCAAAACTGTGCCGGTTACACCCCCATGGACTGCTTGCTGCAG GCAGTGGAGGACTTCCCAGACCAGCACCCAGAGGATGTGGCTCGCTCACTTCTCAACCATGGGGCACAGCTCGCCTCACCCCAG ATGCTGAAGCTCTGCTCCCTCTCTCCTTTGACACTGGAGGTCATACTCAACTGCTACGAAATCATCCCCACATGTGAGGATTTGATCAGTTCTGTGCCTACCGAATTATGGCAG ttcacg GAGCACCAACCTTTCTTTGAGTCTGTGCTGCGGATGAAAGGCCAGCCACGCTCGCTGCAACACCTATGCCGCTGTGCGCTTCGGCGCCACATGGGAGCACGGTGTCACTCTGCCATGAAGGAGCTGGACATCCCTGCCTCGATGAAGGATTTCCTACTGCTAAGCCCAGAAGGACAGCTGCGATGA
- the asb16 gene encoding ankyrin repeat and SOCS box protein 16 isoform X2, translated as MSRETFAFSSASLRSFRLEREQQEWEDARRSLARRRALTRTPLAPAPRLSGQQPRTTAPRAPMAHRCRDPAVHNTFACGDMPRVYAVLQDPTMVNALMETVQEEMTWAPEMGMWTLTSRTKQTSALRLAAGRGHAACVEELLFRGAEVDASPGGRTALHDACAGGHESCVQLLLAHGADPDRLAADGNGALHLCSSAATFACAQLLVQVGGASVNIPSGEGDLTPLHIAARRGLEEHVELLLRHGADVSARNREGETPLNAACAGAERPREAGRFLRVAQMLLKAGADPRTAGRKRHTPLHNACGNCSPRIAELLLQYGAQADAQNCAGYTPMDCLLQAVEDFPDQHPEDVARSLLNHGAQLASPQMLKLCSLSPLTLEVILNCYEIIPTCEDLISSVPTELWQEHQPFFESVLRMKGQPRSLQHLCRCALRRHMGARCHSAMKELDIPASMKDFLLLSPEGQLR; from the exons ATGTCCAGGGAGACGTTTGCCTTCAGTTCCGCCTCTCTGCGCTCCTTCCGGCTGGAGCGAGAGCAGCAGGAATGGGAGGACGCGCGCCGTTCCCTCGCCCGGAGGAGGGCCTTGACGAGGACGCCCTTGGCTCCGGCCCCCAGGCTCTCCGGGCAGCAGCCCCGGACGACAGCTCCGCGAGCCCCGATGGCGCACCGTTGCCGTGACCCCGCGGTTCACAACACATTTGCATGTGGGGACATGCCAAGGGTGTACGCCGTGTTGCAAGACCCCACCATGGTCAACGCCCTGATGGAGACGGTGCAGGAGGAGATGACGTGGGCTCCGGAGATGG GGATGTGGACACTGACGTCCAGGACGAAGCAGACCTCGGCACTGCGGCTGGCGGCGGGCAGGGGCCATGCAGCCTGCGTGGAGGAGCTGCTGTTCCGTGGTGCCGAGGTGGACGCCAGCCCCGGCGGGAGGACAGCCCTTCACGATGCCTGCGCCGGCGGCCACGAGTCCTGCGTCCAGCTGCTGTTGGCCCATGGAGCCGATCCCGACCGCCTGGCCGCCGACGGCAACGGTGCCCTGCACCTCTGCAGCTCGGCGGCAACTTTTGC GTGTGCTCAGCTGCTGGTGCAGGTGGGCGGGGCATCGGTGAACATACCCTCTGGAGAGGGTGACCTCACACCGCTGCACATCGCCGCCCGCCGCGGCCTAGAGGAACATGTGGAGCTCCTTCTCCGACATGGGGCGGACGTTTCTGCTCGCAACCGGGAGGGTGAGACGCCACTCAACGCAGCCTGCGCAGGAGCGGAGCGTCCGAGAGAAGCCGGCCGCTTTCTACGAGTGGCGCAAATGCTGTTGAAAGCCGGGGCTGACCCTCGAACGGCTGGCAGAAAGCGGCACACACCTCTACACAATGCCTGTGGAAACTGCAGCCCGCGCATAGctgagctcctgctgcagtacggTGCCCAGGCTGACGCTCAAAACTGTGCCGGTTACACCCCCATGGACTGCTTGCTGCAG GCAGTGGAGGACTTCCCAGACCAGCACCCAGAGGATGTGGCTCGCTCACTTCTCAACCATGGGGCACAGCTCGCCTCACCCCAG ATGCTGAAGCTCTGCTCCCTCTCTCCTTTGACACTGGAGGTCATACTCAACTGCTACGAAATCATCCCCACATGTGAGGATTTGATCAGTTCTGTGCCTACCGAATTATGGCAG GAGCACCAACCTTTCTTTGAGTCTGTGCTGCGGATGAAAGGCCAGCCACGCTCGCTGCAACACCTATGCCGCTGTGCGCTTCGGCGCCACATGGGAGCACGGTGTCACTCTGCCATGAAGGAGCTGGACATCCCTGCCTCGATGAAGGATTTCCTACTGCTAAGCCCAGAAGGACAGCTGCGATGA